A window of Pedococcus aerophilus contains these coding sequences:
- a CDS encoding alpha-(1->3)-arabinofuranosyltransferase domain-containing protein: MSSAATGRGSDRSGQDDGARADHVDGTGFIWRARLAAVVVLLAALAFRQAPGLIVPDTKLDLTADPGAFLLRALHIWDPQGALGQLQNQAYGYLFPVGPFHLVLLELGLPEWVVQRLWWTVVLSVAFLGMWRLSGALRMGTPWTRLLGSLLFALSPRMMSELAVTSVEVWPLAVAPWVLAPLVDRRERGWTWRISRSAVAVLCLGGVNAVASGAALVLPALWFATRTPVRRAVLPALAWLGAVVLTCLWWLVPLVLLGRFSPPFLDWIEDARVTTGLASTVNAVQGTSAWLNFLVGPSGPSWPAGWLLVTTPALILATAAVAALALAGLSRPDMPERVFLLVATVVGLALLTAGFAGSGHSPFDAQVRALLDGPLAPLRNTHKFELVLRVPLVLGLIHATTCIGRALAAPSRSRWVAAVPGWLTPVLSVALVLGATAPAVAAELPRQGAYQAIPGYWHEAARWLDGRSGPGSVLVEPAAAFADLRWGSPKDEPLQAIADRAFVVRDAVPLGSAGATRVLDEVEGRLGQGRGGEDLASLIGSLGVRYVLVRNDLTVAAQGSPPMAVHEALRESGLTVAAAFGPTVQSPVETPDLTVDERTLLAFRSLEVYEVRPAGARFVAASDVYTATAGPENLPELREVTGVGSAGLLGSDAGGAPGLADSGRHVLTDGNRRRETFFGTPTDNTSTTLTADDPGRLGRRALDYDSDPGAPRSVLAWSGIAGVTASSSASDAGATIRLGPGSSPAAAVDGDPTTRWVSGRYLSAVGEWLELDLGQARSLEGLRVRFSTAAPVTRRPTQVTVRTDTGTGTAVVVADGSAEPVIAPPGPTQRLRLQLSAVEAGGQPNGFAVAEIELPGLAADPVVAVPARPTTVRPAGPDGPVVAGDAGAGAGVGVGVGVGVGAIIVRDERPGRSGCLHQDSRPLCSARFERADEEPRGLSRTFDLTARSTYTTSVTARARDGQALERLLEVPDSIRAEASSREVQAPEGRPGAAVDRDLGTGWIAAPTDETPTLDLFLPRTRTVSGLQLLRDDFLAASRPSQVDVRVGDGPSRRVSVDADGTVRLPATRGDRVRIDFVRSTPLVNIDAVSGFRSQRPVGVSEIRVLGADDLRRPVGRDREVSVPCGFAPTVRVDGRDLVTSLRTTVGAVLDRRDVQLEPCGLDAGRVDLGPGKHGLTVRATAELAPLTASLVDRDTFTGRLVGPGTSASLERDTPTSMRLSVPTRSTPGLLVVPQNFSAGWSAVDSYGRDLTAVRVDGWQQGWVLPAGGSTTVTAQFGADTAYRAALATGPLVAVLLGLTLLRGRGRRLLPAPAWTALAARTGPAVVGLILVGVALSLVAGWVGLAATVVGGAVAHLTGRLWAGWTRSAAAAALALSSGVVVAAQPWTGGAAATDSVLAQGLVLAGVVVAVGIASPAPSRSSRDEERRTS, translated from the coding sequence GTGAGCTCGGCGGCAACGGGTCGCGGCTCGGACCGGAGCGGCCAGGATGACGGGGCCCGCGCGGATCACGTCGACGGCACGGGGTTCATCTGGCGGGCCAGGCTCGCTGCGGTCGTGGTGCTCCTCGCAGCCCTGGCGTTCCGTCAGGCACCGGGTCTCATCGTCCCTGACACGAAGCTCGACCTCACCGCCGACCCGGGTGCCTTCCTCCTGCGTGCCCTGCACATCTGGGACCCCCAGGGGGCACTCGGACAGCTGCAGAACCAGGCCTACGGCTACCTGTTCCCGGTGGGGCCCTTCCACCTCGTCCTGCTCGAGCTCGGTCTGCCCGAGTGGGTCGTGCAACGACTCTGGTGGACCGTGGTCCTCTCCGTGGCGTTCCTCGGGATGTGGCGCCTGTCCGGGGCGTTGCGGATGGGGACGCCGTGGACGCGGCTGCTGGGGTCGCTGCTGTTCGCGCTGAGTCCACGGATGATGAGCGAGCTCGCGGTGACCTCTGTCGAGGTGTGGCCGCTCGCGGTGGCGCCCTGGGTGCTGGCGCCCCTCGTCGACCGCCGGGAGCGGGGCTGGACCTGGCGGATCAGTCGCTCCGCGGTCGCCGTGCTGTGCCTCGGTGGGGTCAATGCCGTCGCCAGCGGGGCTGCCCTGGTCCTCCCCGCGCTGTGGTTCGCCACCCGCACGCCCGTCCGGCGCGCTGTCCTCCCCGCGCTGGCCTGGCTCGGTGCCGTCGTCCTCACGTGCCTCTGGTGGCTCGTGCCGCTCGTCCTGCTCGGCCGGTTCAGCCCGCCGTTCCTCGACTGGATCGAGGACGCCCGGGTGACGACCGGCCTGGCCAGCACGGTGAACGCCGTACAGGGCACCTCCGCCTGGCTGAACTTCCTCGTCGGGCCGTCCGGGCCCAGCTGGCCCGCGGGGTGGCTGCTCGTCACGACTCCGGCGCTGATCCTCGCGACCGCGGCGGTGGCCGCCCTCGCCCTGGCCGGCCTGAGTCGTCCGGACATGCCGGAGCGGGTCTTCCTCCTCGTGGCGACGGTCGTCGGCCTCGCACTGCTCACCGCCGGTTTCGCCGGGTCCGGACACTCCCCGTTCGACGCCCAGGTCCGGGCGCTGCTCGACGGACCGCTCGCGCCGCTGCGCAACACGCACAAGTTCGAGCTGGTCCTGCGCGTGCCGCTGGTCCTCGGACTCATCCATGCGACCACCTGCATCGGACGGGCGCTCGCCGCGCCGTCCCGGTCCCGCTGGGTGGCCGCGGTCCCGGGGTGGCTGACCCCGGTCCTGTCGGTCGCACTAGTCCTGGGCGCCACGGCCCCCGCGGTGGCGGCCGAGCTGCCGAGACAGGGGGCGTACCAGGCCATCCCGGGTTACTGGCACGAGGCGGCACGGTGGCTCGACGGCAGGAGCGGACCCGGGTCGGTCCTCGTCGAGCCGGCCGCAGCCTTCGCCGACCTGCGGTGGGGATCGCCCAAGGACGAGCCGTTGCAGGCCATCGCCGACCGCGCGTTCGTCGTCCGGGACGCCGTGCCGCTGGGGTCCGCCGGAGCCACGCGGGTGCTCGACGAGGTGGAGGGACGCCTCGGACAGGGACGTGGAGGCGAGGACCTGGCGTCGCTGATCGGCTCGCTGGGTGTGCGTTACGTGCTCGTGCGCAACGACCTCACCGTCGCAGCCCAGGGCTCCCCGCCGATGGCCGTGCACGAGGCGCTGCGTGAGTCGGGGCTGACGGTGGCAGCCGCGTTCGGGCCGACCGTGCAGAGCCCGGTCGAGACGCCGGACCTCACCGTCGACGAGCGCACCCTGCTGGCGTTCCGCAGTCTCGAGGTCTACGAGGTGCGGCCGGCCGGCGCTCGGTTCGTGGCTGCCTCCGACGTCTACACGGCGACCGCGGGCCCGGAGAACCTCCCCGAGCTGCGGGAGGTGACCGGCGTCGGCAGCGCCGGTCTGCTGGGCTCCGACGCGGGCGGGGCGCCGGGTCTCGCGGACTCCGGGCGGCACGTGCTCACCGACGGCAACCGGCGTCGCGAGACGTTCTTCGGGACGCCGACCGACAACACCTCGACCACGCTGACGGCCGACGACCCGGGCCGCCTCGGACGCCGGGCCCTCGACTACGACTCGGACCCGGGCGCGCCGCGCAGCGTGCTGGCCTGGTCGGGCATCGCCGGGGTGACGGCGTCCTCCTCGGCTTCCGACGCCGGCGCCACGATCCGGCTGGGGCCGGGGTCGTCCCCAGCTGCTGCCGTCGACGGCGACCCGACCACCCGCTGGGTGTCGGGCAGGTACCTGTCGGCGGTGGGCGAGTGGCTGGAGCTGGACCTCGGGCAGGCACGATCCCTCGAAGGGTTGCGGGTGCGGTTCAGCACCGCGGCCCCGGTCACGAGACGTCCCACCCAGGTCACCGTCAGGACGGACACCGGGACCGGGACGGCGGTCGTCGTCGCAGACGGCTCGGCCGAGCCGGTCATCGCCCCACCCGGGCCGACGCAGCGACTGCGACTGCAGCTGTCGGCCGTCGAGGCCGGGGGGCAGCCCAACGGCTTCGCCGTCGCCGAGATCGAGCTGCCCGGCCTGGCCGCCGATCCGGTCGTCGCGGTGCCCGCCCGCCCCACCACGGTGCGACCTGCCGGCCCGGACGGTCCTGTGGTCGCCGGCGACGCCGGTGCCGGTGCCGGTGTCGGTGTCGGTGTCGGTGTCGGTGTCGGGGCGATCATCGTGCGTGACGAGCGGCCGGGCCGGTCCGGGTGCCTGCACCAGGATTCCCGGCCACTGTGCAGCGCGCGGTTCGAGCGGGCGGACGAGGAGCCCCGAGGGCTGTCTCGCACCTTCGACCTCACGGCGCGGAGCACCTACACGACGTCGGTCACGGCGCGGGCCCGCGACGGCCAGGCCCTCGAACGACTCCTCGAGGTGCCGGACTCGATCAGGGCCGAGGCGAGCTCGCGCGAGGTCCAGGCTCCTGAGGGCCGCCCGGGGGCGGCTGTCGACCGGGACCTGGGGACCGGGTGGATCGCCGCACCCACCGACGAGACGCCGACCCTGGACCTGTTCCTCCCACGCACCCGGACGGTCAGCGGTCTGCAGCTCCTGCGGGACGACTTCCTCGCTGCCTCGCGACCGTCCCAGGTCGACGTCCGGGTGGGCGACGGTCCCAGCCGACGCGTCTCCGTGGACGCCGACGGGACGGTGCGGCTGCCGGCCACCCGGGGGGACCGGGTGCGCATCGACTTCGTCAGGTCGACCCCGCTCGTCAACATCGACGCGGTCTCAGGCTTCCGCTCGCAGCGGCCCGTCGGGGTCAGCGAGATCAGGGTCCTGGGCGCGGACGACCTGCGCCGGCCCGTGGGCCGCGACCGGGAGGTGAGCGTCCCGTGCGGGTTCGCCCCGACGGTCCGGGTCGACGGACGTGACCTGGTGACGTCTCTGCGGACCACCGTCGGCGCCGTCCTCGACCGCAGGGACGTGCAGCTCGAGCCGTGCGGGCTTGACGCAGGTCGGGTCGACCTCGGCCCCGGCAAGCACGGGCTGACCGTTCGAGCCACGGCGGAGCTCGCCCCGTTGACGGCGTCCCTGGTCGACCGTGACACCTTCACCGGTCGCCTCGTCGGACCCGGGACGAGTGCCTCGCTGGAACGCGACACCCCCACGTCGATGCGGCTGTCGGTCCCGACCCGGTCGACGCCCGGTCTCCTGGTCGTGCCGCAAAACTTCAGTGCCGGGTGGTCCGCGGTGGACTCCTACGGTCGTGACCTCACTGCGGTCAGGGTCGACGGGTGGCAGCAGGGTTGGGTGCTGCCGGCGGGCGGGTCGACCACGGTCACGGCGCAGTTCGGTGCCGACACCGCGTACCGCGCAGCCCTGGCCACCGGACCGCTCGTGGCCGTGCTCCTCGGACTGACCCTGCTGCGGGGTCGTGGACGACGCCTCCTCCCGGCACCGGCATGGACGGCGCTCGCGGCCCGGACGGGACCGGCTGTCGTGGGGCTGATCCTCGTGGGGGTGGCCCTGTCCCTCGTGGCGGGGTGGGTCGGGCTCGCGGCGACGGTCGTCGGCGGTGCCGTCGCCCACCTCACCGGACGGCTGTGGGCCGGGTGGACGCGGTCGGCGGCGGCAGCGGCCCTCGCCCTGTCCTCGGGTGTGGTCGTCGCCGCGCAGCCGTGGACCGGTGGTGCGGCCGCCACCGACTCGGTGCTGGCTCAGGGACTGGTGCTCGCGGGGGTGGTCGTCGCGGTCGGGATCGCCTCACCGGCACCGTCGAGGTCGTCCAGGGACGAGGAGCGGCGCACGTCGTAG
- a CDS encoding acyltransferase: MRLHDITLRDRFPAVDGLRAIGALAVMTTHVGFTSGASVQGAWGGFLARLDIGVALFFVVSGFLLYRPHVVARMLDTASPSTRPYLWHRAVRILPALWVAVLLAAVTLPHADDVGLSRYLRHALLVQIYQDGQQVAGLTQLWSLATEAAFYLLLPGAAVLLHRLPGSPRRWAGSTVAVLALTVLAGPAWMAAVTATDHSLWGLWLPGYLGWFGLGMALAVWNVARASGHASTPRLDELAAHPWTCWAFAAAAYAFLTTPVAGPLGLTETTPGAAFTKSLAYGLVAALVVLPTVSATRRQDEAGPVRSLGSAPWAFAGGISYGFFLYHVTVLAWLERVLDHRPFDGDFLRLWVGTLLVTAAVASASYHLLERPLMRRGRRDRGYDVRRSSSLDDLDGAGEAIPTATTTPASTSP, translated from the coding sequence ATGAGGCTCCACGACATCACGCTCCGGGACCGTTTCCCGGCCGTCGACGGCCTGCGCGCCATCGGGGCGCTCGCCGTGATGACCACGCACGTCGGGTTCACCAGCGGAGCCTCGGTGCAAGGGGCCTGGGGAGGCTTCCTCGCCCGCCTCGACATCGGCGTGGCGCTGTTCTTCGTCGTGTCCGGGTTCCTGCTCTACCGACCCCACGTCGTCGCACGGATGCTCGACACCGCGTCCCCGTCCACCCGGCCCTACCTCTGGCACCGGGCCGTGCGCATCCTCCCTGCGCTGTGGGTGGCCGTCCTCCTCGCGGCGGTGACCCTCCCGCACGCGGACGACGTGGGCCTCTCGCGCTACCTGCGGCACGCCCTCCTCGTCCAGATCTACCAGGACGGGCAGCAGGTCGCCGGACTGACGCAGCTGTGGAGCCTCGCCACGGAGGCGGCCTTCTACCTCCTGCTGCCCGGCGCCGCGGTGCTCCTGCACCGGCTCCCCGGCAGCCCCCGCCGCTGGGCCGGGTCCACCGTAGCCGTGCTGGCCCTGACCGTGCTGGCCGGACCCGCCTGGATGGCCGCGGTCACCGCGACCGACCACAGCCTGTGGGGTCTGTGGCTGCCCGGGTACCTCGGGTGGTTCGGGCTGGGCATGGCCCTCGCGGTGTGGAACGTGGCCCGGGCCTCGGGGCACGCCAGCACCCCTCGGCTCGACGAGCTGGCAGCGCACCCGTGGACCTGCTGGGCGTTCGCCGCCGCGGCCTACGCCTTCCTGACCACGCCCGTGGCGGGTCCGCTCGGCCTCACCGAGACCACCCCGGGCGCCGCCTTCACCAAGTCGCTGGCCTACGGCCTCGTCGCTGCCCTCGTGGTCCTCCCGACCGTGAGCGCCACGAGACGGCAGGACGAAGCAGGTCCTGTGCGCTCGCTCGGCTCGGCTCCCTGGGCGTTCGCCGGCGGCATCTCCTACGGCTTCTTCCTCTACCACGTGACCGTGCTGGCCTGGCTGGAGCGGGTCCTCGACCACCGCCCCTTCGACGGCGACTTCCTGCGCCTGTGGGTCGGCACGCTCCTGGTCACGGCAGCCGTGGCCAGCGCGAGCTACCACCTGCTCGAACGACCGCTCATGCGCCGGGGACGCCGCGACCGGGGCTACGACGTGCGCCGCTCCTCGTCCCTGGACGACCTCGACGGTGCCGGTGAGGCGATCCCGACCGCGACGACCACCCCCGCGAGCACCAGTCCCTGA
- a CDS encoding DUF3068 domain-containing protein has protein sequence MRRVLGSVATVLGVLLLGIGILAKPVLYDRLATVSLDQRSTSTSEGSGMSALYAHEVDGAAVFDKLENVTLRSTRQVIGIPGRAKAAGKEGEQAFWQTTVRSQAQIDGQWTDLSYSNEGVSFSRKTGTATNCCGDYKSAGDLDNPDKTVPVQHQGNFFKFPFGVEKKTYQWWDGDLGRATDIQFVREEKLEGLTTYVFRQTIDKGEVAQREVPKGIFGDKTSGNVQASVMYGNIRTLWVEPNTGVLIKGQEQVEKSLSADGYDDVATTLGTIGYSDATVKKNVEDWSSKGALLGFIGGALTPVGIGLGILLIAVGIFLTLGARPGRRTA, from the coding sequence ATGCGTCGAGTGCTGGGCAGCGTTGCCACAGTTCTGGGAGTTCTGTTGTTGGGCATCGGCATCCTCGCCAAGCCCGTCCTCTATGACCGGCTTGCGACGGTGAGCCTCGACCAGCGATCGACCTCCACGTCGGAGGGCTCCGGCATGTCTGCGCTCTACGCGCACGAGGTGGACGGCGCCGCGGTCTTCGACAAGCTCGAGAACGTCACCCTCCGCAGCACCCGTCAGGTGATCGGCATCCCCGGTCGCGCCAAGGCCGCGGGCAAGGAGGGCGAGCAGGCGTTCTGGCAGACCACGGTGCGCTCGCAGGCGCAGATCGACGGGCAGTGGACCGACCTCAGCTACAGCAACGAGGGCGTCTCCTTCTCCCGCAAGACCGGCACGGCCACGAACTGCTGCGGTGACTACAAGTCCGCCGGGGACCTCGACAACCCCGACAAGACGGTGCCGGTCCAGCACCAGGGCAACTTCTTCAAGTTCCCCTTCGGCGTCGAGAAGAAGACCTACCAGTGGTGGGACGGCGACCTCGGCCGGGCGACCGACATCCAGTTCGTCCGCGAGGAGAAGCTCGAGGGCCTCACCACCTACGTCTTCCGGCAGACGATCGACAAGGGCGAGGTCGCCCAGCGCGAGGTCCCCAAGGGGATCTTCGGCGACAAGACCTCCGGCAACGTCCAAGCGTCGGTGATGTACGGCAACATCCGCACCCTGTGGGTGGAGCCGAACACCGGTGTCCTCATCAAGGGCCAGGAGCAGGTCGAGAAGTCCCTGTCGGCCGACGGCTACGACGACGTCGCGACCACGCTGGGCACCATCGGCTACAGCGACGCCACCGTGAAGAAGAACGTCGAGGACTGGTCCAGCAAGGGGGCGCTGCTGGGCTTCATCGGCGGCGCGCTCACGCCGGTCGGCATCGGCCTGGGCATCCTGCTCATCGCCGTGGGCATCTTCCTCACCCTCGGCGCCCGTCCGGGGCGCCGCACGGCCTGA
- a CDS encoding MFS transporter yields MASDVETGRITTDIPARLDRLPWARWHWMVVIGLGTVWILDGLEVTIVGSMSEALKPEGTGLGLSSSDIGLAGAVYVAGACLGALFFGQLTDRFGRKKLFLLTLGVYTFATVLTAFAPNPLWYFIARFITGMGIGGEYAAINSAIDELIPKAYRGRVDVAINGSFWIGAAAGSLLTIPLLDPKLLDPALGWRLAFGLGAILAIGILIVRRHVPESPRWLFIHGREEEGEQIVKDIEGKVHEDTGRDLPEVEDEPITIRQRRTISIPEIAKTVFTLYPRRTILCFSLFVGQAFLYNAFFFTYGDSLSTFFGVEQTGWYIAVFAVSNFLGAILLSPLFDSVGRVRMITGTYILSGVLLAIAGFSLGGLSAVTLTIFGCVIFFFASAGASAAYLTASEVFPLETRALCIAFFYAIGTAAGGISGPLLFGKLIDNASESKDITGLAVGYFLGAALMVAGGLAEALLGVKAEGQSLESIAQPLTADEADGSSGPTDGSSGGSAGTGPRSPQPSTA; encoded by the coding sequence GTGGCGTCAGACGTCGAGACAGGACGCATCACCACCGACATCCCGGCCCGGCTGGACCGGCTGCCCTGGGCGCGGTGGCACTGGATGGTCGTCATCGGGCTGGGGACGGTGTGGATCCTCGACGGCCTCGAGGTGACCATCGTCGGCTCCATGTCGGAGGCCCTCAAGCCGGAAGGCACCGGTCTCGGGCTCAGCAGCTCGGACATCGGCCTGGCCGGCGCGGTCTACGTCGCCGGAGCATGTCTGGGGGCACTGTTCTTCGGACAGCTCACCGACCGGTTCGGTCGCAAGAAGCTGTTCCTGCTGACCCTGGGCGTCTACACCTTCGCCACGGTCCTCACGGCGTTCGCGCCCAACCCGCTCTGGTACTTCATCGCCCGCTTCATCACGGGTATGGGCATCGGCGGGGAGTACGCCGCGATCAACTCCGCGATCGACGAGCTCATCCCCAAGGCCTACCGCGGACGGGTCGACGTCGCCATCAACGGCTCCTTCTGGATCGGGGCCGCGGCCGGTTCGCTGCTCACCATCCCGCTGCTCGACCCGAAGCTGCTCGACCCGGCCCTGGGCTGGCGCCTCGCGTTCGGCCTCGGCGCGATCCTTGCCATCGGCATCCTCATCGTCCGGCGCCACGTGCCGGAGAGCCCGCGCTGGCTCTTCATCCACGGCCGTGAGGAGGAGGGCGAGCAGATCGTCAAGGACATCGAGGGCAAGGTCCACGAAGACACCGGGCGCGACCTCCCCGAGGTCGAGGACGAGCCGATCACCATCCGTCAGCGTCGGACGATCTCCATCCCCGAGATCGCCAAGACCGTCTTCACGCTCTACCCGCGACGCACCATCTTGTGCTTCTCGCTGTTCGTGGGACAGGCGTTCCTCTACAACGCGTTCTTCTTCACCTACGGCGACAGCCTCTCGACGTTCTTCGGGGTCGAGCAGACCGGGTGGTACATCGCCGTGTTCGCGGTGAGCAACTTCCTCGGGGCGATCCTGCTCAGCCCCTTGTTCGACTCCGTGGGCCGGGTGCGGATGATCACGGGCACGTACATCCTGTCGGGCGTGCTCCTCGCCATCGCCGGCTTCAGCCTGGGCGGCCTGAGCGCCGTCACCCTGACCATCTTCGGCTGCGTGATCTTCTTCTTCGCCTCCGCCGGGGCCAGCGCCGCCTACCTGACGGCCAGCGAGGTCTTCCCGCTGGAGACGCGGGCGCTGTGCATCGCCTTCTTCTACGCGATCGGCACGGCCGCCGGTGGCATCAGCGGTCCCCTGCTGTTCGGCAAGCTCATCGACAACGCCTCGGAGTCCAAGGACATCACCGGTCTCGCGGTCGGCTACTTCCTCGGCGCCGCCCTGATGGTCGCCGGTGGCCTCGCGGAGGCCTTGCTCGGCGTCAAGGCCGAGGGCCAGTCGCTGGAGAGCATCGCCCAGCCCCTGACGGCCGACGAGGCGGACGGCTCCTCCGGACCGACCGACGGCAGCTCCGGAGGGAGTGCCGGGACGGGGCCGCGGTCGCCGCAACCCTCGACGGCCTGA
- a CDS encoding class I SAM-dependent methyltransferase: MSEFAQVSRREAGAEETAAANRSWWDAEAGEYYAEHGTFLGDAQFVWGPEGWREEELTLLGDVAGKRVLEIGAGAGQCARWVAAAGGTVVATDLSAGMVRQGLDLNMRSSSTAVPFAQCDAVALPFAEASFDTVFTAYGAVPFVADTALLMREVARVLRPGGRFVFSTTHPFRWAFPDDPGPAGLTVGQSYFDRTPYVESDSDGEATYVEHHRTLGDRVRELVAAGMFLVDLVEPEWPDRNDEPWGGWSPLRGGLFPGTAIFVCYRP, from the coding sequence GTGAGCGAGTTTGCGCAGGTCAGCCGTCGCGAGGCCGGAGCCGAGGAGACGGCCGCCGCGAACCGCTCCTGGTGGGACGCCGAGGCGGGCGAGTACTACGCCGAGCACGGCACCTTCCTCGGTGACGCGCAGTTCGTCTGGGGACCCGAGGGCTGGCGCGAGGAGGAGCTCACCCTGCTGGGTGACGTGGCCGGCAAGCGGGTGCTCGAGATCGGGGCCGGCGCAGGGCAGTGCGCCCGGTGGGTCGCCGCGGCCGGCGGCACCGTCGTGGCCACCGACCTGTCCGCCGGCATGGTGCGCCAGGGCCTCGACCTCAACATGAGGTCCAGCTCCACCGCGGTGCCGTTCGCCCAGTGCGACGCCGTGGCGCTCCCGTTCGCCGAGGCCAGCTTCGACACCGTCTTCACTGCATACGGTGCCGTTCCCTTCGTCGCGGACACCGCCCTGCTCATGCGCGAGGTCGCCCGGGTGCTGCGACCGGGCGGACGGTTCGTCTTCTCCACGACCCACCCGTTCCGCTGGGCCTTCCCCGACGACCCCGGCCCCGCCGGGCTCACGGTGGGCCAGTCGTACTTCGACCGCACGCCGTACGTCGAGAGCGACTCCGACGGCGAGGCCACCTACGTCGAGCACCACCGGACCCTCGGCGACCGGGTCCGCGAGCTCGTCGCGGCCGGGATGTTCCTCGTCGACCTCGTCGAGCCCGAGTGGCCCGATCGCAACGACGAACCTTGGGGCGGGTGGTCACCGTTGCGTGGCGGGCTCTTCCCCGGGACGGCGATCTTCGTCTGCTACCGGCCCTGA
- the rpsA gene encoding 30S ribosomal protein S1, protein MTASTVEKTAPQVAINDIGTEEELLAAIDATIKDFNDGDIVEGVIVKVDRDEVLLDIGYKTEGVIPSRELSIKHDVDPSEVVKVGDEVEALVLQKEDKEGRLILSKKRAQYERAWGTIEKIKEEDGVVTGTVIEVVKGGLILDIGLRGFLPASLVEMRRVRDLQPYVGKEIEAKIIELDKNRNNVVLSRRAWLEQTQSEVRTTFLKELQKGQVRSGVVSSIVNFGAFVDLGGVDGLVHVSELSWKHIDHPSEVVEVGQEVTVEVLDVDMDRERVSLSLKATQEDPWQHFARTHAIGQVVPGKVTKLVPFGAFVRVDDGIEGLVHISELAERHVELPEQVVTVGSDIFVKVIDIDLERRRISLSLKQANDDSAPVAEFDPTLYGMAAEYDEAGNYKYPEGFDPETQEWLEGFDTQREKWEKQYAEAHTRWEAHKAQIEEATKADAEAAANAGAATSYSSDSGSSSSSASDSDSGSSSRPAAPASEGTLASDEALAALREKLTGN, encoded by the coding sequence ATGACTGCCAGCACGGTCGAAAAGACCGCCCCTCAGGTTGCCATCAACGACATCGGCACCGAGGAAGAACTGCTTGCCGCGATCGACGCGACCATCAAGGATTTCAACGACGGCGACATCGTCGAAGGTGTCATCGTCAAGGTCGACCGGGACGAGGTCCTGCTCGACATCGGTTACAAGACCGAAGGTGTCATCCCCTCCCGCGAGCTGTCGATCAAGCACGACGTCGACCCCTCTGAGGTCGTCAAGGTCGGCGACGAGGTCGAGGCCCTGGTCCTCCAGAAGGAGGACAAGGAAGGTCGCCTGATCCTGTCCAAGAAGCGTGCGCAGTACGAGCGCGCCTGGGGCACGATCGAGAAGATCAAGGAAGAGGACGGCGTCGTCACCGGCACCGTCATCGAGGTCGTCAAGGGTGGACTCATCCTCGACATCGGCCTGCGAGGCTTCCTCCCCGCGTCGCTCGTCGAGATGCGTCGCGTCCGCGACCTCCAGCCCTACGTGGGCAAGGAGATCGAGGCCAAGATCATCGAGCTCGACAAGAACCGCAACAACGTGGTCCTGTCGCGTCGTGCGTGGCTCGAGCAGACCCAGTCCGAGGTGCGCACCACGTTCCTCAAGGAGCTCCAGAAGGGGCAGGTCCGTTCCGGCGTCGTCTCCTCGATCGTCAACTTCGGTGCGTTCGTGGACCTCGGCGGCGTCGACGGTCTCGTCCACGTGTCCGAGCTGTCCTGGAAGCACATCGACCACCCGTCCGAGGTCGTCGAGGTGGGCCAGGAGGTCACCGTCGAGGTTCTCGACGTGGACATGGACCGCGAGCGTGTCTCCCTGTCGCTCAAGGCGACGCAGGAGGACCCGTGGCAGCACTTCGCCCGGACCCACGCGATCGGTCAGGTCGTCCCGGGCAAGGTCACCAAGCTCGTCCCGTTCGGTGCGTTCGTGCGCGTCGACGACGGCATCGAGGGCCTGGTCCACATCTCCGAGCTGGCCGAGCGCCACGTGGAGCTGCCGGAGCAGGTCGTCACGGTCGGTTCCGACATCTTCGTCAAGGTCATCGACATCGACCTCGAGCGTCGCCGGATCTCGCTGAGCCTCAAGCAGGCCAACGACGACAGCGCGCCCGTCGCCGAGTTCGACCCGACCCTCTACGGCATGGCCGCGGAGTACGACGAGGCCGGCAACTACAAGTACCCCGAGGGCTTCGACCCGGAGACCCAGGAGTGGCTCGAGGGCTTCGACACCCAGCGCGAGAAGTGGGAGAAGCAGTACGCCGAGGCCCACACCCGCTGGGAGGCCCACAAGGCCCAGATCGAGGAGGCCACCAAGGCCGACGCCGAGGCTGCCGCCAACGCCGGTGCCGCGACGTCCTACTCCTCGGACTCGGGTTCGTCCTCCTCGTCGGCGTCCGACAGCGACTCGGGCAGCAGCAGCCGCCCGGCCGCCCCGGCGTCCGAGGGCACCCTGGCCTCCGACGAGGCCCTCGCCGCACTGCGCGAGAAGCTCACCGGCAACTGA
- a CDS encoding DUF4184 family protein has translation MLTVDVVVGVLGVLLWRHVVALPVRDLLPSLVARLLPVPAATRPRDLPLLAGAVVVGAVTHVVWDAFTHPGRFGVRWIGWLGDDHGGVPGHQWAQLASGAVGGVVVLGWVVARLCRDDSTAPPRQGSARLEEQLGALLVVLVALLVGSLVGLVTSPPDLESMLFRLVTRGGLGLGLGLLAVCLVWHARERAGRRTRVGAEGPGR, from the coding sequence GTGCTGACCGTGGACGTCGTCGTGGGAGTGCTCGGGGTGCTGCTGTGGCGCCACGTCGTGGCGCTGCCGGTGCGGGACCTGCTGCCCTCCCTCGTCGCCAGGCTCCTCCCGGTCCCGGCCGCCACCCGACCGCGCGACCTGCCGCTGCTGGCCGGGGCGGTCGTCGTGGGCGCGGTCACCCACGTGGTCTGGGACGCCTTCACCCACCCGGGCAGGTTCGGGGTCCGGTGGATCGGGTGGCTCGGCGACGACCACGGCGGGGTGCCGGGGCACCAGTGGGCCCAGCTGGCGAGCGGTGCGGTCGGTGGGGTCGTGGTGCTCGGCTGGGTGGTCGCCCGCCTGTGCAGGGACGACTCCACGGCACCGCCGCGACAGGGCTCGGCCCGGCTGGAGGAGCAGCTCGGCGCACTGCTCGTCGTGCTCGTGGCACTGCTCGTCGGGTCGCTGGTCGGGCTGGTGACCTCGCCCCCGGACCTTGAGTCGATGCTGTTCCGGCTGGTGACCCGCGGCGGGCTGGGTCTCGGGCTGGGGCTGCTCGCGGTCTGCCTCGTCTGGCACGCCCGGGAACGGGCGGGGCGCCGGACCCGAGTGGGCGCGGAGGGGCCCGGCCGGTAG